In the genome of Deltaproteobacteria bacterium, the window CAGCATTGTGGCGATCAGCGCCGGGACGTAGTAGAGGCGGCTTTCCAGGTTCGGGTTGAACCAGGCGCGGGTCTCCATAATGACGGAAGCGGGTTCCTGGCCGGGACCCAGCGATCTCCCGATCCTTTCCTTGAGTTTCCGGTCTGCGAATCTCTCCACGATCTGCCGGGCATAACCGAATATGATGGAAGTGGTATTACTGTCCGTCCCGTCTGCCAGGATCTGCAACCTGGCCGTTCGCCCGGAAACCAGATCCTGCTCAAACCCCGCGGGAATATGAAGGGCGACCCGAACCCTTCCCCGGTCGAGGGCCCGTACCATTTCAGCCTGTGAACCGGCTGCCTCCCGGATCTCGAAATATCCGCTTGATGTGAAAGCCTCCAGGAACTCCCTGGAAGAAGGCGTTCGGTCGGAATCCAGCACCACGGTCCGGATTTCCATGACGTCCGTGGTCAGAGCGAAGGCCATGACCGCCATCTGAATGATCGGTACAACGAAGATCACAATCCGCATCCTGGGGTCCCGGAACATCTGGAGAAATTCCTTTATCAACATGGATTTCAGCCGCTTCAACATCTCCTACTCCAGTTTCATCTTCATGCGTTTAATGGAAAGGACCACCATGAAAAGGGCATATATTGCAAGCAGCAAGGCGTTGAACCACAGGATTTCCAGCCCGATCCCCTTTAGATAGATCCCCCTGAGAAGGGAAATGAAGTACCGCGCGGGCACGATGTAGGTCAGGCACTGGATGGGAAAGGGCATGTTTTCGATGGCGAACACGAAGCCGCTCAGGAGCATGGTGGGGAGAAAACCCGCGAGAAGGGCCGCTTGGTTGGCCAGGACCTGTTTTTTAAGGCTCACGCTGAGCATCATGCCGAAGAAGAGGGCGCCCGTCAAAAACACCGTGGACACCAGGAACACGAGGGCGGTGCTGCCCCTCAGTGGCACGCCGAAGAACCACTGGCCCACCAGGACGGCG includes:
- a CDS encoding ABC transporter permease: MLKRLKSMLIKEFLQMFRDPRMRIVIFVVPIIQMAVMAFALTTDVMEIRTVVLDSDRTPSSREFLEAFTSSGYFEIREAAGSQAEMVRALDRGRVRVALHIPAGFEQDLVSGRTARLQILADGTDSNTTSIIFGYARQIVERFADRKLKERIGRSLGPGQEPASVIMETRAWFNPNLESRLYYVPALIATMLLVVSILLTSIAIVREKEIGTIEQIMVTPISKLEFILGKTVPYVITGYIIMTAMFIIAMVLFGITVKGSWLILYVMTGVFLVGNVGLALLISVSAGTQQQALLTAFLIIMPAVLLSGFMFPVRNMPLPVQYATFLDPVRWYLEILRGVLLKGLGIQSLWPSILPQLGLALLFILLAVSRFKKTLS